The Halarchaeum grantii genome contains a region encoding:
- the pyk gene encoding pyruvate kinase: MRNAKIICTLGPATDSRAAIQDLAEAGMSVARLNASHGTVEDRRERIHTVRQVDDTTEEPLAVMLDTQGPEVRTAEIDDPIHVETDTTVEFYVGDEATPDRIGLSNSISAVEAGDVVLLNDGRIETRVEGVEDGVVTAYVVSGGELGSRKGVNVPGVELDLDVVTEKDRRDLKLAAEEGVDLVAASFVRSAADVYEISSTLEEFGAEIPIIAKIERAGAVENLDEIVEAAYGVMVARGDLGVECPMEDVPITQKRIIRKCRETGSPVITATEMLDSMVHSRRPTRAEASDVANAVLDGTDGVMLSAETAVGDNPTRVVETMDRIVREAESSEEYVELREQRVPKADDDSRTDALARSARYLARDVDATAVVVASESGYTARKAAKFRPGVPVVATTPNDDVRRQLALSCGVAPQYSAYTSGGTSAVIENAVSAAIDSGIVESGDTVVVVSGMMTELDGSDTTNTLKVHVAAETVATGRSVVSGRATGPAHRVADGDLSDLPEGAIAVLPSTFDGEFEGDVEKLAGIVSADTGMTGYAAMVARELDLPMVGSATLDDDVADGETVTVDGERGVVYAGEISGSR, from the coding sequence ATGAGGAACGCGAAGATTATCTGCACGCTCGGTCCGGCGACGGACTCCCGGGCGGCGATTCAGGACCTCGCGGAGGCGGGGATGTCGGTCGCGCGGCTGAACGCCAGCCACGGAACGGTCGAGGACCGCCGCGAGCGCATCCACACCGTCCGGCAGGTCGACGACACGACGGAGGAACCGCTCGCCGTGATGCTCGACACGCAGGGCCCCGAGGTGCGGACCGCGGAAATCGACGACCCGATTCACGTCGAGACCGACACCACCGTCGAGTTCTACGTCGGCGACGAGGCCACGCCCGACCGCATCGGCCTCTCGAACAGCATCAGCGCCGTCGAAGCCGGCGACGTCGTCCTGCTCAACGACGGCCGCATCGAGACGCGCGTCGAGGGCGTCGAGGACGGCGTCGTCACCGCGTACGTCGTTAGCGGCGGCGAGCTCGGCTCCCGGAAGGGCGTGAACGTCCCCGGCGTCGAACTCGACCTCGACGTCGTCACGGAGAAGGACCGCCGCGACCTGAAGCTCGCCGCCGAGGAGGGCGTCGACCTCGTCGCGGCGTCGTTCGTCCGGAGCGCGGCGGACGTCTACGAGATCTCCTCGACGCTCGAGGAGTTCGGCGCCGAGATCCCGATCATCGCGAAGATCGAGCGCGCGGGCGCCGTCGAGAACCTCGACGAGATCGTCGAGGCCGCCTACGGCGTGATGGTCGCGCGCGGCGACCTCGGTGTCGAGTGCCCGATGGAGGACGTCCCCATCACCCAGAAGCGCATCATCCGCAAGTGCCGCGAGACCGGCTCGCCCGTCATCACCGCGACGGAGATGCTGGACTCGATGGTCCACTCCCGTCGACCCACGCGCGCGGAAGCGAGCGACGTCGCGAACGCCGTCCTCGACGGCACGGACGGCGTGATGCTCTCCGCGGAGACCGCCGTCGGGGACAACCCGACGCGCGTCGTCGAGACGATGGACCGCATCGTTCGCGAGGCCGAGTCGAGCGAGGAGTACGTCGAACTGCGCGAGCAGCGCGTCCCGAAGGCCGACGACGACTCGCGGACGGACGCGCTCGCGCGCTCGGCGCGCTACCTCGCGCGCGACGTGGACGCCACGGCCGTCGTCGTCGCCTCCGAGTCCGGCTACACCGCGCGGAAGGCCGCGAAGTTCCGCCCCGGCGTCCCCGTCGTCGCGACGACGCCGAACGACGATGTGCGCCGCCAGCTCGCGCTCTCCTGCGGCGTCGCGCCCCAGTACTCCGCCTACACCTCCGGCGGCACCTCGGCGGTCATCGAGAACGCGGTCTCCGCCGCCATCGACTCGGGCATCGTCGAGTCCGGCGACACGGTCGTCGTCGTCTCCGGGATGATGACCGAGCTCGACGGCTCGGACACGACGAACACCCTCAAAGTCCACGTCGCCGCCGAGACGGTGGCGACCGGGCGCTCCGTCGTCTCCGGGCGCGCGACCGGGCCCGCCCACCGCGTCGCCGACGGCGACCTCAGCGACCTCCCCGAGGGCGCGATTGCGGTCCTCCCGTCGACGTTCGACGGCGAGTTCGAGGGGGACGTCGAGAAGCTCGCGGGCATCGTCAGCGCCGACACCGGCATGACGGGCTACGCGGCGATGGTCGCGCGCGAACTCGACCTTCCGATGGTCGGGAGCGCGACCCTCGACGACGACGTCGCGGACGGCGAAACCGTCACCGTGGACGGCGAGCGCGGCGTCGTCTACGCCGGCGAGATCAGCGGGAGCCGATAG
- a CDS encoding DUF7312 domain-containing protein — MSERIDGEQERDDGEWRFSLADLEEDAEEDPVAEARPVEPGSPSAENVAFFLLGALGAVGVFALLLVG; from the coding sequence ATGAGTGAGCGCATCGACGGCGAGCAGGAGCGCGACGACGGCGAGTGGCGCTTCTCGCTCGCCGACCTCGAAGAGGACGCCGAGGAGGACCCGGTCGCCGAGGCCCGCCCCGTCGAACCCGGGTCGCCGAGCGCGGAGAACGTCGCCTTCTTCCTGCTCGGTGCGCTCGGCGCCGTCGGCGTTTTCGCGCTCCTGCTGGTCGGGTGA
- a CDS encoding NfeD family protein, with product MADLLDISLPLLLVVAGVVLCIAEAFAPGAHFVVIGVALLVAGLAGVLLPGVVTPLVLAVLVFVVGALALWGYRHLELYEGTGRGKTEGSSSLRGVRGVVTERVTDSSGQIRLDEGGGFDPTYAARTISGADAIDEGAEVVVVDPGGGNVLTVAAVDGLDDIDRELERGRERERADRESESADRERERE from the coding sequence ATGGCGGACTTGCTCGACATCTCGTTGCCGCTCCTGCTCGTCGTCGCGGGCGTCGTCCTCTGCATCGCGGAGGCGTTCGCGCCGGGCGCACACTTCGTCGTCATCGGCGTCGCCCTCCTCGTCGCGGGGCTCGCGGGCGTCCTCCTCCCCGGGGTGGTCACCCCGCTCGTGCTCGCGGTCCTCGTCTTCGTCGTGGGCGCGCTCGCGCTCTGGGGCTACCGGCACCTCGAACTCTACGAGGGGACGGGGCGCGGGAAGACGGAGGGCTCGTCCTCCCTGCGCGGGGTTCGCGGCGTCGTCACGGAGCGCGTCACGGACTCCTCGGGGCAGATCCGTCTCGACGAGGGCGGCGGCTTCGACCCGACGTACGCCGCGCGAACCATCTCGGGCGCGGACGCCATCGACGAGGGCGCCGAGGTCGTCGTCGTCGACCCCGGTGGCGGGAACGTCCTCACCGTCGCGGCGGTCGACGGCCTGGACGACATCGACCGCGAACTCGAGCGCGGGCGCGAACGCGAGCGTGCGGACCGCGAGTCCGAGTCGGCCGACCGGGAGCGCGAGCGGGAGTGA
- the metG gene encoding methionine--tRNA ligase, with product MSHEEFPTENPALVTCGLPYANGDLHVGHLRTYVSGDAFTRGLRTLGQQAALVSGSDMHGTPIAVNAEQEGVTPEEFALRHHEEYAETFPKFNVDFDNYGHTHEETNVELTQEFVRAWEANDHVYEREIPVAYDPDADQWLPDRFVEGECPYCGEHARGDECDEGCQRHLEPGEIVDPVSTLTGNPAEYHERAHKFLRLEEFQEYLQGFINRMEGTSNAQNQPREWIEGELQDLCITRDMDWGIDYPGEGSEDLVLYVWVDAPIEYVASTKQYSERVGTDEYDWEEVWKDGDSEIVHVIGRDIIQHHTVFWPSMLRAAEYNEPRAVCATGFVNLDGKAFSTSRNRAIWANEYLEEGFHPDLLRYYLATAAGFERDVNFSWERFQERVNTELADVVGNFVNRALLFAARNFDGTPDADLTDETETRIAAAMDDYEDALNDYDVRSAGETAVALARYGNEYIQNAEPWKLDADEAAPVIRDCVQIVKAVSVLLQPFTPEKADLAWSQLGEDGDAADATVADCLQAPPASFDEPDAPLFEKIDDERVAELNRKLDERVEETTGEESEDGDVSDDDSDAETESEFEDLLEERIGFEDFEALDLRVGRIEAAEGIEGADKLARLTVDIGVEERQIVAGIKQLHDLDDLPGTKVVVVANLEQAELFGVESNGMVLAAGEDADLLTTHGDSEPGTKVR from the coding sequence ATGTCTCACGAGGAGTTCCCCACAGAGAACCCCGCGCTGGTGACGTGCGGGCTCCCCTACGCGAACGGCGACCTGCACGTCGGCCACCTGCGGACGTACGTCAGCGGCGACGCGTTCACGCGCGGCCTCCGCACGCTCGGCCAGCAGGCGGCGCTCGTCTCCGGCTCCGACATGCACGGCACCCCCATCGCCGTGAACGCCGAGCAGGAGGGCGTGACGCCCGAGGAGTTCGCGCTGCGCCACCACGAGGAGTACGCCGAGACGTTCCCGAAGTTCAACGTCGACTTCGACAACTACGGCCACACCCACGAGGAGACGAACGTCGAACTCACGCAGGAGTTCGTGCGCGCGTGGGAGGCCAACGACCACGTCTACGAGCGCGAGATTCCGGTCGCCTACGACCCGGACGCCGACCAGTGGCTCCCCGACCGCTTCGTCGAGGGCGAGTGTCCGTACTGCGGCGAGCACGCGCGCGGCGACGAGTGCGACGAGGGCTGTCAGCGCCACCTCGAACCCGGCGAGATCGTCGACCCCGTCTCGACGCTCACCGGCAACCCCGCCGAGTACCACGAGCGCGCGCACAAGTTCCTCCGTCTCGAGGAGTTCCAGGAGTACCTCCAGGGGTTCATCAACCGCATGGAGGGGACGAGCAACGCGCAGAACCAGCCCCGCGAGTGGATCGAGGGCGAGTTGCAGGACCTCTGCATCACGCGCGACATGGACTGGGGCATCGACTATCCGGGCGAGGGGTCCGAGGACCTCGTGCTCTACGTCTGGGTGGACGCCCCCATCGAGTACGTCGCGTCCACGAAGCAGTACAGCGAGCGCGTCGGCACCGACGAGTACGACTGGGAGGAGGTCTGGAAGGACGGCGACTCCGAAATCGTCCACGTGATCGGCCGCGACATCATCCAGCACCACACGGTCTTCTGGCCGTCGATGCTGCGGGCGGCCGAGTACAACGAGCCGCGCGCGGTCTGCGCGACCGGCTTCGTCAACCTCGACGGGAAGGCGTTCAGCACCTCCCGAAACCGCGCTATCTGGGCGAACGAGTACTTGGAGGAGGGCTTCCACCCCGACCTCCTGCGCTACTACCTCGCGACGGCGGCGGGCTTCGAGCGCGACGTGAACTTCTCGTGGGAGCGCTTCCAGGAGCGTGTGAACACGGAGCTCGCGGACGTCGTCGGCAACTTCGTGAACCGCGCGCTCCTCTTCGCCGCGCGCAACTTCGACGGCACGCCGGACGCCGACCTCACCGACGAGACGGAGACGCGCATCGCGGCGGCGATGGACGACTACGAGGACGCCCTCAACGACTACGACGTCCGGAGCGCCGGCGAGACGGCGGTCGCGCTCGCGCGCTACGGCAACGAGTACATCCAGAACGCGGAGCCGTGGAAGCTCGACGCTGACGAGGCCGCGCCCGTCATCCGCGACTGCGTCCAGATCGTGAAGGCCGTGAGCGTCCTCCTCCAGCCGTTCACGCCCGAGAAGGCGGACCTCGCGTGGAGCCAGCTCGGCGAGGACGGCGACGCCGCGGACGCCACCGTCGCCGACTGCCTGCAAGCGCCGCCCGCGTCCTTCGACGAGCCGGACGCGCCGCTCTTCGAGAAGATCGACGACGAGCGCGTCGCGGAGCTCAACCGGAAGCTCGACGAGCGAGTCGAGGAGACTACGGGCGAGGAGAGCGAAGACGGAGACGTGAGCGACGACGACTCTGACGCGGAGACTGAGAGCGAGTTCGAGGACCTGCTCGAGGAGCGCATCGGTTTCGAGGACTTCGAGGCGCTCGACCTCCGCGTCGGGCGCATCGAGGCCGCCGAGGGCATCGAGGGCGCGGACAAGCTCGCGCGCCTCACCGTCGACATCGGCGTCGAGGAGCGCCAGATCGTCGCCGGCATCAAGCAGCTCCACGACCTCGACGACCTCCCCGGCACGAAGGTCGTCGTCGTCGCCAATCTGGAGCAGGCCGAACTGTTCGGCGTCGAGTCGAACGGCATGGTGCTCGCCGCCGGCGAGGACGCCGACCTCCTCACGACGCACGGCGACAGCGAACCGGGCACGAAGGTCCGCTAA
- a CDS encoding DUF7139 domain-containing protein, protein MTSLADAYERDANGASQRRVYAGTALFAAGALLVVGGLLAGTTHLVMGANPSTAAKFGARRLALTLVCFGVPAILLGVFTVLPAARLYRVAAVGGAALAAVGTLVLRAAYPGQWYASGASVPSTIVVAGGVVYALGLLTTLWCLFTAVATFKTRNAPGGTVSMTVTRDGETRTVEVPREDLDDARAALSGGSFGGVGVLGGSTDVEDTSPQPTSDGGQAATDVRDPGTAESDSNASGTDSGPDQYCGSCAHFDYVRTDDDAIRPYCGFHDELMDDMDACEQWTRNDA, encoded by the coding sequence ATGACCAGCCTCGCGGACGCGTACGAACGAGACGCCAACGGCGCGAGTCAGCGCCGCGTCTACGCCGGCACGGCGCTGTTCGCGGCCGGCGCGCTACTCGTCGTCGGCGGGCTCCTCGCGGGGACGACCCACCTCGTCATGGGTGCGAACCCGTCGACCGCCGCGAAGTTCGGCGCGCGCCGCCTCGCGCTCACGCTCGTCTGCTTCGGCGTGCCGGCGATCCTCCTCGGCGTCTTCACCGTCCTCCCGGCGGCCCGCCTCTACCGGGTCGCCGCCGTCGGTGGCGCCGCGCTCGCGGCCGTCGGCACGCTCGTCCTCCGCGCGGCCTACCCCGGTCAGTGGTACGCGAGCGGCGCGAGCGTCCCCTCGACCATCGTCGTCGCGGGCGGCGTCGTCTACGCGCTCGGCCTGCTCACGACGCTCTGGTGTCTGTTCACCGCCGTCGCGACGTTCAAGACCCGTAACGCCCCCGGCGGTACCGTCTCGATGACGGTCACGCGCGACGGCGAGACCCGCACCGTCGAGGTGCCGCGCGAGGACCTCGACGACGCGCGCGCCGCGCTCTCCGGCGGCTCCTTCGGCGGCGTCGGCGTCCTCGGCGGCTCGACGGACGTCGAGGACACCTCCCCGCAGCCGACCTCCGACGGCGGGCAGGCGGCGACGGACGTCCGCGACCCCGGCACCGCCGAGTCGGACTCGAACGCGAGCGGCACCGATTCGGGTCCCGACCAGTACTGCGGGAGTTGTGCGCACTTCGACTACGTCCGCACGGACGACGACGCCATCCGGCCCTACTGTGGCTTCCACGACGAACTGATGGACGACATGGACGCCTGCGAGCAGTGGACGCGCAACGACGCGTGA
- a CDS encoding DUF5789 family protein: MADDEGEEEEAPAVELGEGVAVEGAPLARVASRFTWGIQRSEIVRRDGETRIRTPKGPRRLADVLAHTDVPYFESRREFVDTVREQIGDGPVPTGAETDGEAIDGDDGGDDADGDSGDATSEE, translated from the coding sequence ATGGCTGACGACGAAGGCGAGGAGGAGGAGGCTCCAGCGGTCGAACTCGGCGAGGGCGTCGCCGTCGAGGGCGCACCGCTCGCGCGCGTCGCCTCCCGGTTCACGTGGGGCATCCAGCGCAGCGAGATCGTCCGCCGGGACGGGGAGACGCGGATCCGGACACCGAAGGGCCCGCGCCGCCTCGCGGACGTCCTCGCGCACACGGACGTCCCCTACTTCGAGTCGCGTCGCGAGTTCGTCGACACCGTCCGCGAACAGATCGGCGACGGCCCCGTGCCGACGGGCGCGGAGACGGACGGGGAAGCAATCGACGGCGACGACGGCGGGGACGACGCTGACGGCGATTCCGGGGACGCGACGTCCGAGGAGTGA
- a CDS encoding preprotein translocase subunit TatA, with protein sequence MHTLHDAVAPAFLGGMPGGVELLVILLVAVVLFGIPVLLLLGGGGYLLARGATEDERIAELESEVEALRDQLSESDRDPAERDGTGRGDDTDENDGDGER encoded by the coding sequence ATGCACACCCTCCACGACGCCGTCGCGCCCGCGTTCCTCGGTGGGATGCCGGGCGGGGTGGAGTTGCTCGTCATCCTCCTCGTCGCCGTCGTGCTCTTCGGTATCCCCGTCCTCCTCCTGCTCGGCGGCGGTGGCTACCTCCTCGCACGCGGCGCGACCGAGGACGAGCGCATCGCCGAGTTGGAGAGCGAGGTCGAGGCGCTCCGCGACCAACTGAGCGAATCCGACCGCGACCCGGCCGAACGCGACGGGACGGGACGCGGCGACGACACTGACGAGAACGACGGGGACGGAGAGCGATGA
- a CDS encoding Mut7-C RNAse domain-containing protein — MRAPEDTALLLDVMCGKLARLLRMCGYDAAYALDRGVEDDERLRELARREGRVLLTRDEELARRTAASVLLRTRHVDDQLRELADAGFELALPAEPRRCASCNGPLERADPPHPEYVPNDAEAVWVCTNCGQRYWKGSHWDDVETRLTGL; from the coding sequence ATGCGCGCGCCCGAGGACACCGCGCTCCTGCTGGACGTCATGTGCGGCAAGCTCGCACGCCTCCTCCGGATGTGCGGCTACGACGCCGCGTACGCGCTCGACAGGGGGGTCGAGGACGACGAGCGCCTCCGCGAACTCGCGCGCCGCGAGGGCCGCGTCCTCCTCACGCGCGACGAGGAGCTCGCGCGCCGAACCGCGGCGAGCGTCCTGCTGCGCACCCGACACGTCGACGACCAACTGCGCGAACTCGCCGACGCGGGGTTCGAGCTCGCGCTTCCCGCGGAGCCGCGTCGGTGCGCGAGCTGTAACGGGCCGCTGGAGCGCGCGGACCCGCCACACCCCGAGTACGTCCCGAACGACGCCGAGGCGGTGTGGGTCTGTACGAACTGCGGCCAGCGCTACTGGAAGGGGAGTCACTGGGACGACGTGGAGACGCGACTGACCGGACTCTAG
- a CDS encoding DUF5788 family protein, whose amino-acid sequence MKEYERKQLLERIGRESATVGATIPDEVALDGEAFPLREFVFEMKRVDAVPPERREEVEDAKRNLRRARRERAERLEEAALDYAEGETLAEEIIGIDRALNALESLGSTTDIEREMRAKETADQKRWYNFLQKALGRESESSRGRGRGGSAGRGR is encoded by the coding sequence ATGAAGGAGTACGAGCGCAAGCAGCTCTTGGAGCGCATCGGCCGCGAGTCGGCGACGGTCGGGGCGACGATTCCGGACGAGGTGGCACTCGACGGCGAGGCGTTCCCGCTCCGCGAGTTCGTCTTCGAGATGAAGCGCGTCGACGCCGTTCCACCGGAGCGCCGCGAGGAGGTCGAGGACGCGAAGCGCAACCTGCGGCGCGCGCGCCGCGAGCGCGCGGAGCGCCTCGAGGAGGCCGCCCTCGACTACGCGGAGGGGGAGACGCTCGCCGAGGAGATCATCGGCATCGACCGCGCGCTGAACGCCCTCGAGTCGCTGGGCTCGACGACGGACATCGAGCGCGAGATGCGGGCGAAGGAGACGGCCGACCAGAAGCGCTGGTACAACTTCCTCCAGAAGGCGCTCGGTCGCGAGAGCGAGAGCTCGCGCGGCCGCGGTCGCGGCGGGAGCGCCGGCCGGGGGCGATAG
- the polX gene encoding DNA polymerase/3'-5' exonuclease PolX — MSRNAAVASVLEEYADLLEAQGDDYRPNVYRRAASNVRDYPEDVAALADEGAEAVQRIDGVGEGIAEHVVDYLETGTFEELEDARAALPVEMAELTSVEGVGPKTVRKLYDALGVETLDDLESAAENGEIKEVKGFGAKTEANILEHVAFVRRAQERELLGDTRPLADDIVDYLADAAEAERVEAAGSVRRWRETNGDVDVLVASDAGEAVGESLAAWERTEETIETGETKTSVRAGGMRVDLRVVVPEEFGAALQYFTGSKDHNVTLRNHAIEQGKKVNEYGVFDVSDVPEDASGQRVGERLAAESESDVYDALGLPYIPPELREDRGEIDAAREGALPELLTLDDVRGDLHTHTERSDGDASLAEMVAAAAEFGHDYVCITDHADGPGVFGDSGLSDAELREQAERVAAVRDDADIDVLHGVEANVDVDGDVVAVSDDVLADLDLVVASPHSGLGDDGGDRTERLVTAVEHPHVDVLGHPSGRLINQRPAMEFDAAALAAAAADAGTALEVNANYHRLDLWGSAVQAAVEAGATIAVDTDAHSPAEFDNLTYGVHTARRGWAEADDVLNAWPIGEVREFLH, encoded by the coding sequence ATGAGTCGGAACGCGGCGGTGGCGTCCGTACTGGAGGAGTACGCGGACCTGCTGGAGGCGCAGGGCGACGACTACCGGCCGAACGTCTACCGGCGCGCCGCCTCGAACGTCCGGGACTACCCGGAGGACGTCGCTGCCCTCGCCGACGAGGGGGCCGAGGCCGTCCAGCGGATCGACGGCGTCGGCGAGGGGATCGCCGAGCACGTCGTCGACTACCTCGAGACGGGGACGTTCGAGGAGCTCGAGGACGCCCGCGCGGCCCTTCCCGTGGAGATGGCGGAGCTGACGAGCGTCGAGGGCGTCGGGCCGAAAACGGTGCGGAAGCTCTACGACGCCCTCGGCGTCGAGACGCTCGACGACCTCGAATCAGCGGCTGAGAACGGCGAGATTAAGGAGGTGAAGGGGTTCGGCGCGAAGACGGAGGCGAACATCCTCGAGCACGTCGCGTTCGTCCGGCGCGCACAGGAACGCGAACTCCTCGGCGACACGCGCCCGCTCGCCGACGACATCGTGGACTACCTCGCGGACGCGGCGGAGGCCGAGCGCGTCGAGGCGGCGGGGTCCGTGCGGCGGTGGCGCGAGACGAACGGCGACGTGGACGTCCTCGTCGCGAGCGACGCCGGCGAGGCCGTCGGCGAGTCCCTCGCGGCGTGGGAACGCACCGAGGAGACCATCGAGACGGGCGAGACGAAGACGTCGGTGCGCGCGGGCGGGATGCGCGTCGACCTCCGCGTCGTCGTCCCCGAGGAGTTCGGCGCCGCGCTCCAGTACTTCACGGGGTCGAAGGACCACAACGTCACGCTCCGCAACCACGCCATCGAGCAGGGGAAGAAGGTGAACGAGTACGGCGTCTTCGACGTGAGCGACGTGCCCGAGGACGCGTCCGGTCAGCGCGTCGGCGAGCGCCTCGCCGCCGAGTCGGAGAGCGACGTCTACGACGCGCTCGGCCTGCCGTACATCCCGCCGGAGCTCCGCGAGGACCGCGGCGAAATCGACGCCGCGCGCGAGGGCGCGCTCCCCGAGCTCCTCACCCTCGACGACGTCCGGGGCGACCTGCACACGCACACGGAGCGGTCGGACGGCGACGCCTCCCTCGCGGAGATGGTGGCGGCCGCCGCCGAGTTCGGCCACGACTACGTCTGCATAACCGACCACGCGGACGGCCCCGGCGTCTTCGGCGACTCCGGGTTGAGCGACGCGGAGCTCCGCGAGCAGGCCGAGCGCGTCGCGGCCGTGCGCGACGACGCCGACATCGACGTCCTGCACGGCGTCGAGGCGAACGTCGACGTGGACGGGGACGTCGTGGCCGTGAGCGACGACGTGCTCGCGGACCTCGACCTCGTGGTGGCGTCCCCGCACTCGGGGCTCGGCGACGACGGCGGCGACCGGACCGAGCGCCTCGTCACGGCCGTCGAGCACCCGCACGTCGACGTCCTCGGCCACCCCTCGGGGCGCCTCATCAACCAGCGCCCCGCGATGGAGTTCGACGCCGCCGCGCTCGCGGCGGCCGCCGCCGACGCCGGCACGGCGCTCGAGGTGAACGCGAACTACCACCGCCTCGACCTCTGGGGGAGCGCGGTGCAGGCGGCCGTCGAGGCGGGCGCGACCATCGCCGTCGACACGGACGCGCACTCGCCCGCCGAGTTCGACAACCTCACCTACGGCGTCCACACCGCCCGGCGCGGGTGGGCCGAGGCCGACGACGTCCTGAACGCGTGGCCCATCGGGGAGGTGCGCGAGTTCCTCCACTGA
- a CDS encoding DUF5786 family protein, translating to MGFGSYDESEQEKQNSGTDYDDEDAVSVHENDHDGSVSFDTGASSGELVDRLQEMKGGDDDEE from the coding sequence ATGGGTTTCGGAAGCTACGACGAGTCCGAGCAGGAGAAGCAGAACTCGGGGACCGACTACGACGACGAGGACGCCGTCAGCGTCCACGAGAACGACCACGACGGCTCGGTCAGCTTCGACACCGGCGCCTCGAGCGGCGAGCTCGTCGACCGCCTGCAGGAGATGAAGGGCGGCGACGACGACGAGGAGTAA
- a CDS encoding CPBP family intramembrane glutamic endopeptidase yields MSDSTFDEWVLRVTTLLLALGVGAGGLAFGFALTLGVGLGLRFAGVTLTPSISIVLSVVLLQGVAFGSVAYAYARYRDDTARFLTFRWPSLRELGLAFGGWVGALAALIVIGVLLQATNAPTASNQIANYGLEHPEVLLLLIPLSFLLVGPGEELLFRGVVQGTLRERFGPVPAVLLASLIFASVHFTSLSGAVAGRVVTIAALFVISLFLGALYEYTENLTVPALVHGAYNATQFLILYVSIAYGDQLQNAAALLG; encoded by the coding sequence ATGTCAGACAGCACCTTCGACGAGTGGGTCCTCCGCGTCACCACGCTCCTCCTCGCGCTCGGCGTCGGCGCCGGCGGCCTCGCGTTCGGCTTCGCCCTCACCCTCGGCGTCGGTCTTGGCCTCCGGTTCGCGGGCGTGACGCTCACGCCGTCGATCAGCATCGTCCTCTCGGTCGTCCTCCTGCAGGGCGTCGCGTTCGGCAGCGTGGCCTACGCGTACGCCCGCTACCGCGACGACACCGCGCGCTTCCTCACGTTCCGCTGGCCGTCGCTTCGCGAACTCGGACTCGCGTTCGGCGGGTGGGTCGGCGCGCTCGCCGCGCTCATCGTCATCGGCGTCCTCCTGCAGGCGACGAACGCGCCGACGGCGAGCAACCAGATCGCGAACTACGGGCTCGAACACCCCGAAGTCCTCCTCCTCCTGATCCCGCTCTCCTTCCTGCTCGTCGGCCCCGGCGAGGAACTGCTCTTCCGTGGCGTCGTTCAGGGGACGCTGCGCGAGCGCTTCGGGCCCGTGCCCGCCGTGTTGCTCGCGAGCCTCATCTTCGCGAGCGTCCACTTCACGTCGCTCTCGGGCGCCGTCGCGGGTCGCGTCGTGACGATCGCGGCGCTCTTCGTCATCTCGCTCTTCCTCGGCGCGCTCTACGAGTACACGGAGAACCTCACGGTGCCCGCGCTCGTCCACGGCGCCTACAACGCCACGCAGTTCCTCATCCTCTACGTCTCCATCGCGTACGGCGACCAGCTCCAGAACGCGGCCGCGCTCCTCGGCTGA